From the Pseudomonas baltica genome, one window contains:
- a CDS encoding SDR family oxidoreductase: MPMRMMITGAGSGLGREIALRWGREGWQLALCDLNEAGLQETLVQVRAVGGDGFAQYCDVRDYSQLVALAQRCEQQLGGIDVLVNNAGVASGGFFAELSLEDWDWQLSINLMGVVKGCKAFLPLLERSHGRIINIASMAALMQGPGMSNYNVAKAGVVALSESLLVELRDAQVGVHVVCPSFFQTALLDSFRGPTPTMKAQVAKLLESSPISAADIADYMYAEVARGAFMILPHEQGRAAWQLKQRQPQALYDEMATMATRMRARSPVAGPAE, from the coding sequence CTGCCCATGCGCATGATGATCACTGGGGCCGGCTCCGGGCTGGGACGCGAGATCGCCCTGCGCTGGGGCCGTGAGGGTTGGCAGCTGGCGCTGTGCGACCTGAACGAAGCGGGGTTGCAGGAAACTCTGGTTCAGGTCCGCGCCGTTGGCGGAGACGGGTTTGCTCAGTATTGCGATGTGCGCGACTACAGCCAGTTGGTGGCGCTGGCGCAGCGCTGCGAGCAGCAACTCGGCGGCATCGATGTGCTGGTCAACAATGCGGGCGTGGCGTCGGGCGGTTTTTTTGCCGAGCTGTCGCTCGAAGACTGGGACTGGCAGCTGTCGATCAACCTCATGGGCGTGGTCAAGGGTTGCAAGGCCTTCCTGCCGCTGCTGGAACGCAGCCACGGGCGCATCATCAATATCGCCTCCATGGCGGCCCTGATGCAGGGGCCGGGCATGAGCAACTACAACGTCGCCAAGGCCGGGGTGGTGGCGTTGTCGGAGAGCCTGCTGGTGGAGTTGCGCGATGCCCAGGTGGGCGTGCACGTGGTCTGCCCGTCGTTCTTCCAGACAGCGCTGCTGGATTCGTTCCGCGGGCCGACGCCGACGATGAAGGCGCAGGTGGCCAAGTTGCTGGAGAGTTCGCCGATCTCGGCGGCGGACATCGCGGATTACATGTATGCCGAGGTTGCCCGCGGTGCGTTCATGATCCTGCCCCACGAGCAAGGGCGCGCCGCGTGGCAGCTCAAGCAGCGCCAGCCCCAGGCGCTTTATGACGAGATGGCGACCATGGCGACGCGCATGCGCGCTAGAAGCCCAGTTGCTGGTCCAGCCGAATAG
- a CDS encoding crotonase/enoyl-CoA hydratase family protein: MSELIDYRLEDGIATLSLHNGKVNALSPEVIAAFNQALDQAEQDKAVVIVTGQPGILSGGYDLKVMTSGPQQALDLVTSGSTLARRLLAHPYPVIIACSGHAVAKGAFLLLSGDYRIGVEGPFQIGLNEVMIGMTMHHAGIELARDRLRRSAFQRAVINAEMFDPAAALNAGFFDKVVKPEALMEEALKAAHQLKKINMTAHRNTKLKVRKKLLDGLQEAIRLDQQLGF, from the coding sequence ATGAGCGAGCTGATCGACTACCGTCTCGAAGACGGCATTGCCACCCTGAGCCTGCATAACGGCAAGGTCAACGCGCTGTCGCCTGAAGTCATCGCCGCCTTTAACCAGGCGCTCGATCAGGCCGAGCAGGACAAAGCTGTGGTGATCGTCACCGGCCAGCCGGGCATTCTGTCGGGCGGTTACGACCTCAAGGTAATGACCAGCGGCCCGCAGCAGGCTCTGGATCTGGTCACCTCGGGCTCGACACTGGCGCGGCGCCTGCTGGCCCACCCCTATCCGGTGATCATCGCCTGCTCCGGCCATGCCGTGGCCAAGGGCGCCTTCCTGCTGCTGTCCGGCGATTACCGCATCGGTGTCGAAGGCCCGTTCCAGATCGGCCTCAACGAAGTGATGATCGGCATGACCATGCACCACGCCGGCATCGAACTGGCCCGCGATCGTCTGCGTCGCTCGGCCTTCCAGCGCGCCGTCATCAACGCCGAGATGTTCGATCCGGCAGCGGCGCTGAATGCCGGATTCTTCGACAAAGTGGTCAAGCCCGAGGCGCTGATGGAAGAAGCGCTGAAAGCGGCGCACCAACTGAAAAAAATCAACATGACGGCGCACCGCAACACCAAGCTCAAGGTCCGCAAGAAACTGCTCGACGGCCTGCAAGAGGCTATTCGGCTGGACCAGCAACTGGGCTTCTAG
- a CDS encoding 3-oxoacyl-ACP reductase family protein: MSSLTGKVALIQGGSRGIGTAIVKRLVADGASVAFTYVSSAAKAEALQNELIAGGGKALAIQADSADAQAVQRAVAATAEAFGGLDILVNNAGVLALGSVEDLSLAEFDKTLAINVRSVFVASQAALQHMGNGGRIINISSTNADRMPFAGGATYAMSKSALTGLVKGMARDLGPRGITVNNVQPGPVDTDMNPADGEMAPGMLGLMALDRYGTAEEIADFVAYLAGPQAGYITGASLTIDGGFGA, from the coding sequence ATGTCCAGTCTTACCGGCAAGGTTGCATTGATCCAGGGCGGCTCCCGCGGCATTGGTACCGCGATCGTCAAACGCCTGGTAGCCGATGGCGCCAGCGTGGCCTTCACCTACGTCAGCTCGGCGGCCAAGGCCGAAGCGCTGCAGAACGAGCTCATCGCCGGCGGCGGCAAGGCCCTGGCCATTCAGGCCGACAGCGCCGACGCCCAAGCCGTGCAACGCGCAGTCGCCGCCACCGCTGAAGCCTTTGGTGGCCTGGACATTCTGGTCAACAACGCCGGCGTCCTGGCTCTGGGTTCGGTCGAAGACCTGTCCCTCGCCGAGTTCGACAAAACGTTGGCCATCAACGTGCGCAGCGTCTTCGTCGCCAGCCAGGCGGCCTTGCAGCACATGGGCAACGGCGGGCGCATCATCAACATCAGCAGCACCAACGCCGACCGCATGCCCTTCGCTGGCGGCGCCACCTATGCCATGAGCAAATCGGCCCTGACCGGGCTGGTCAAAGGCATGGCGCGCGACCTCGGTCCGCGCGGCATTACGGTCAACAACGTGCAACCGGGCCCAGTGGACACCGACATGAACCCGGCGGATGGCGAGATGGCTCCGGGGATGCTGGGGTTGATGGCGTTGGACCGTTACGGTACTGCTGAGGAAATCGCTGACTTCGTTGCCTACCTGGCGGGCCCGCAGGCGGGGTATATCACTGGCGCGAGCTTGACGATCGATGGGGGCTTCGGGGCCTGA
- a CDS encoding LysR family transcriptional regulator, with product MENFGSIESFIRSAEAGSFAEAARRLSLTPAAVGKNVAGLEARLGVRLFLRSTRRLTLTEAGQRFLAEVSGSFAIIQNAVANLASAEGQPVGTLKVSMGLVFGRLYIVPLLAAFLERYPGISADWHFDNRQVDLIGQGFDAAIGGGFELPPGVVARKLAPAHRILVAAPRYLQRHGGLTHPDDLHAADGILIRSPQTGRVRNWPLTHRTQEQCPLRLNPRMTMSDSEAACAAAEQGLGIALVSMPFALPYFERHSLVRVLPDWYVDDGNISLYYAEHKLLPGKTRAFVDFVIEQFKAQGLYQRFSAV from the coding sequence GTGGAAAACTTCGGCAGCATTGAAAGCTTCATTCGCAGCGCCGAAGCCGGCAGCTTTGCCGAGGCCGCGCGGCGGCTGAGCCTCACGCCAGCGGCGGTCGGCAAGAACGTCGCCGGTCTGGAAGCGCGCCTTGGCGTGCGCCTGTTCCTGCGCAGTACCCGGCGCTTGACCCTGACCGAGGCCGGCCAACGTTTCCTGGCGGAAGTGAGTGGCAGTTTTGCCATCATCCAGAACGCCGTGGCCAACCTGGCGAGCGCCGAAGGGCAGCCGGTGGGCACCCTCAAGGTCAGCATGGGCCTGGTGTTCGGGCGTTTGTACATCGTGCCGCTGTTGGCGGCGTTTCTGGAGCGCTACCCGGGCATCAGCGCCGATTGGCATTTCGATAACCGCCAGGTCGACTTGATCGGGCAGGGCTTCGATGCGGCCATCGGTGGCGGTTTCGAGTTGCCACCCGGCGTCGTGGCGCGCAAGTTGGCGCCGGCGCATCGCATTCTGGTTGCCGCCCCCAGGTATTTGCAGCGCCATGGCGGCTTGACGCATCCCGATGACCTGCACGCCGCCGACGGTATCCTCATCCGTTCGCCGCAGACCGGCCGGGTGCGCAATTGGCCGCTGACTCACCGGACTCAAGAGCAATGCCCGCTGCGCCTGAACCCGCGCATGACCATGAGCGACTCCGAGGCGGCCTGCGCGGCGGCGGAGCAGGGGCTGGGCATCGCCTTGGTAAGCATGCCGTTCGCCTTGCCTTACTTCGAGCGCCATAGCCTGGTGAGGGTCTTGCCGGATTGGTACGTAGACGATGGCAACATCTCGCTGTACTACGCCGAGCACAAGCTGCTGCCCGGCAAGACCCGCGCCTTCGTCGACTTTGTCATCGAGCAGTTCAAGGCGCAGGGCTTGTATCAGCGCTTCAGCGCGGTGTAA
- a CDS encoding GreA/GreB family elongation factor — MAKTQLLELITATLARNLDIAQRAAQTAYETATHEENVAENKYDTLGLEASYLATGQARRTEEIRQALLKYQGLTLRDYDAAVGIQVGALIDLENTHGERQQVFLGPDAAGLTLRLDGAIVTVITPLAPLGMALLGKFAGDEVSVRIGNSLQHSEIIGIS; from the coding sequence ATGGCTAAAACGCAACTGCTCGAACTGATCACCGCGACCCTGGCGCGCAACCTCGATATTGCTCAGCGCGCCGCGCAGACCGCCTACGAAACCGCCACGCACGAGGAAAACGTCGCCGAAAACAAATACGATACTTTGGGCCTCGAAGCCTCCTACCTGGCCACGGGGCAGGCGCGCCGCACCGAAGAAATCCGCCAGGCGCTGCTAAAGTATCAAGGCCTGACACTGCGCGACTACGACGCTGCGGTAGGTATCCAGGTCGGCGCGCTGATCGATCTGGAGAACACCCACGGCGAGCGCCAACAAGTCTTCCTCGGCCCCGACGCCGCCGGGCTCACGCTGAGGCTCGATGGCGCAATCGTGACCGTGATCACGCCCCTCGCGCCGTTGGGCATGGCGTTACTGGGCAAATTCGCGGGTGATGAGGTGAGTGTTCGCATCGGCAACAGTCTTCAGCATTCGGAAATCATCGGGATCTCCTGA
- the earP gene encoding elongation factor P maturation arginine rhamnosyltransferase EarP: MKASWDIFCSVVDNYGDIGVTWRLARQLVAEHDLRVRLWVDDLASFVPLCPTADPQAAQQWQAGVDVRQWPSVWQRVEMPDVVIEAFACKLPVDYVDAMARSTPVRLWLNLDYLSAEEWVGGCHGLPSLKTAGYQKYFFFPGFQADTGGLLREAGLLDQRRQWQQDPARRQAFLAQWGVYVAAEARLMSLFAYEHPQIPGWLQALAEDSRPTHLLVPRGRVLGDVERWLGDGPLLLDEPRQCGALTLQLMPFVSQNDYDRLLWCCDFNAVRGEDSFVRAQWAGRPLVWHIYKQEEYAHWEKLEAFLALYTQGLGPAAEAATLSFWRAWNMEQDIAESWRQMLANWPELTTHAQAWSDEKARQADLAMALVQFHRNWL; the protein is encoded by the coding sequence ATGAAAGCTTCCTGGGATATCTTTTGCAGCGTCGTCGATAACTATGGAGACATCGGCGTGACCTGGCGCCTGGCCCGTCAGTTGGTGGCCGAACATGACCTGCGGGTGCGCCTCTGGGTGGATGATCTGGCCTCGTTCGTGCCCCTGTGTCCGACGGCCGATCCGCAGGCGGCGCAGCAATGGCAGGCGGGCGTCGACGTGCGTCAGTGGCCATCGGTGTGGCAGAGGGTCGAGATGCCTGACGTGGTGATCGAGGCCTTCGCCTGCAAGCTGCCGGTGGATTATGTCGATGCCATGGCCCGATCCACCCCGGTGCGCCTGTGGCTCAATCTGGATTACCTGAGTGCCGAAGAGTGGGTGGGCGGTTGCCACGGACTGCCGTCGCTGAAAACCGCTGGCTACCAGAAGTATTTTTTCTTCCCGGGGTTTCAAGCCGATACCGGCGGGTTGTTGCGCGAAGCGGGCTTGCTCGACCAGCGTCGCCAATGGCAGCAGGATCCGGCCAGGCGACAGGCCTTCCTGGCACAGTGGGGTGTGTACGTAGCCGCCGAGGCGCGATTGATGTCGTTGTTTGCCTACGAGCATCCCCAGATACCCGGATGGTTGCAGGCCCTGGCCGAGGATTCGCGGCCGACCCATCTGCTGGTACCCCGTGGGCGAGTGCTGGGTGACGTCGAGCGCTGGCTCGGCGACGGGCCATTGCTGCTTGACGAACCCCGCCAATGTGGGGCGCTGACCCTGCAGTTGATGCCGTTCGTCAGTCAGAATGACTACGATCGCTTGCTCTGGTGCTGCGACTTCAATGCTGTGCGCGGCGAAGATTCCTTCGTTCGCGCGCAGTGGGCGGGGCGACCACTGGTCTGGCATATCTACAAGCAGGAGGAGTATGCCCACTGGGAAAAGCTCGAAGCCTTTCTGGCCCTCTACACTCAAGGGCTTGGGCCCGCTGCCGAGGCCGCGACGCTGAGTTTCTGGCGGGCCTGGAACATGGAACAGGACATCGCCGAGAGCTGGCGGCAGATGCTGGCCAACTGGCCAGAGCTGACGACCCATGCTCAAGCCTGGAGCGATGAAAAGGCCCGCCAGGCGGATCTTGCCATGGCGCTGGTGCAGTTTCATCGAAATTGGCTATGA
- a CDS encoding elongation factor P — MKTGKELKPGTVIRLENDPWLVQKAEFTKSGRNSAIMKTKLKNLLTGYKTEIVYSADDKLDDVILDRKEATLSFISGDTYTFMDTTDYTMYELNAEDIESVLPFVEEGMTDVCEAVFFEDRLVSVELPTTIVRVVDYTEGSARGDTSGKVMKPAKLANGTELSVADFIEIGDRIEIDTREGGSYKGRAK; from the coding sequence ATGAAAACTGGTAAAGAGCTGAAACCCGGCACCGTGATCCGTCTCGAAAACGATCCTTGGTTGGTGCAGAAAGCCGAATTCACCAAATCCGGTCGTAACAGCGCGATCATGAAGACCAAGCTGAAGAACCTGCTGACCGGCTACAAGACTGAAATCGTCTACAGCGCCGATGACAAGCTGGACGACGTGATCCTGGACCGCAAGGAAGCCACCCTGTCTTTCATCAGCGGTGACACCTACACGTTCATGGACACCACCGACTACACCATGTACGAGCTGAACGCCGAAGACATCGAATCGGTTCTGCCATTCGTTGAAGAAGGCATGACCGACGTCTGCGAAGCCGTATTCTTCGAAGACCGCCTGGTATCCGTCGAACTGCCGACCACCATCGTCCGTGTCGTCGACTACACCGAAGGCTCCGCTCGCGGCGACACTTCGGGCAAGGTCATGAAGCCTGCCAAGCTGGCCAACGGCACTGAGCTGAGCGTTGCCGACTTCATCGAAATCGGTGACCGCATCGAGATCGACACCCGCGAAGGCGGTTCGTACAAAGGTCGCGCCAAGTAA
- a CDS encoding organic hydroperoxide resistance protein, with protein MKTLYTATVTATGGRDGRAVSSDSILDVKLATPKELGGAGGAATNPEQLFAAGYSACFIGALKFVAGQTKAALPADTAITAEVGIGQIEGGFGLDIDLRISLPGLTQDQAQSLVDAAHKVCPYSNATRGNVDVRLHVSV; from the coding sequence ATGAAAACGCTCTATACCGCTACTGTAACCGCCACCGGTGGCCGCGACGGCCGTGCCGTTTCCAGCGACAGCATCCTTGACGTCAAACTGGCCACCCCCAAGGAACTGGGCGGTGCCGGCGGCGCGGCCACCAACCCTGAGCAGCTGTTCGCGGCGGGCTACTCGGCTTGCTTCATCGGCGCACTGAAGTTCGTTGCCGGTCAAACCAAAGCCGCTCTGCCGGCCGATACAGCAATCACCGCTGAAGTCGGCATCGGCCAGATCGAAGGCGGTTTCGGCCTCGACATCGATCTGCGCATCAGCCTGCCCGGCCTGACTCAAGACCAGGCGCAGAGCCTGGTGGACGCTGCCCACAAAGTGTGTCCGTACTCCAACGCCACCCGCGGCAATGTCGATGTACGCCTGCACGTCAGCGTCTGA
- a CDS encoding MarR family winged helix-turn-helix transcriptional regulator, with amino-acid sequence MSANSPAAPETSAPCEDLLLDNQLCFALYSTSLLMTKVYKPLLQALGLTYPQYLAMMVLWEQEGLTVGEISTRLLTDPGSLTPLLKRLESEGLLSRTRSKDDERVVIVKLTEQGRALQTRAQEVPQCILSASGMTVEQLQALQKQLLGLRGHLQGSL; translated from the coding sequence ATGAGCGCGAACTCTCCTGCTGCACCCGAGACCTCGGCACCTTGCGAGGACCTGCTGCTCGACAACCAGTTGTGCTTCGCCCTGTATTCAACCTCGTTGCTGATGACCAAGGTCTACAAGCCCTTGTTGCAGGCACTGGGCCTCACCTACCCGCAATACCTGGCCATGATGGTGCTGTGGGAACAGGAAGGCCTCACCGTGGGTGAAATCAGCACCCGCCTGCTGACCGACCCTGGTTCGCTGACGCCGTTGCTCAAGCGCCTGGAATCCGAGGGCCTGCTGAGCCGCACTCGCAGCAAGGACGACGAGCGCGTGGTGATCGTCAAGCTTACTGAACAGGGACGCGCGTTGCAGACCCGCGCCCAGGAAGTGCCGCAGTGCATCCTCAGCGCCAGTGGCATGACCGTCGAGCAACTGCAAGCGTTGCAAAAGCAGCTGCTGGGGCTGCGTGGTCACCTGCAGGGCAGCCTGTAA
- a CDS encoding LysR substrate-binding domain-containing protein, which yields MSQYQSIDSEVLRTFVAIADEGGFTKAGEKVNRTQSAVSMQMKRLEEDVLQRQLFERDGRQLRLTAEGQILLGYARRILKLHSEVFTTLREPHMVGTVRVGTPDDYAMRFLPGILSGFAQAYPLVQVEVHCETSTQLLQRNDLDLTIVTRRPGSEMGQLLRHERFVWAEANGFAPHEQQPMPLAMFNTDCFCREWACNALDAGDKPYRIAYSSPSLSAIMAVVSAGLAVTAQLQSLIPADMRILGEREGLPLLPTANIMLLRNPATQSPMTECLADHIAEGFKL from the coding sequence ATGTCCCAGTATCAGAGCATCGACTCCGAAGTGCTGCGCACCTTTGTGGCGATTGCCGATGAAGGCGGCTTTACCAAGGCCGGAGAAAAGGTCAATCGCACCCAGTCCGCCGTCAGCATGCAGATGAAGCGGCTGGAAGAAGACGTTCTGCAGCGCCAGTTATTCGAGCGCGATGGCCGCCAGCTACGCTTGACCGCCGAGGGCCAGATCCTCCTCGGCTACGCTCGACGCATTCTCAAGCTGCATAGCGAGGTGTTTACCACCCTGCGCGAACCGCACATGGTCGGCACCGTGCGCGTCGGCACGCCGGATGATTACGCCATGCGTTTTTTGCCCGGGATTTTGTCGGGGTTCGCTCAGGCCTACCCGTTGGTTCAGGTCGAAGTCCATTGCGAAACCTCGACACAGCTGCTCCAGCGCAACGATCTGGACCTGACCATCGTCACCCGCAGGCCAGGGAGCGAGATGGGTCAGTTACTGCGCCATGAGCGCTTTGTCTGGGCCGAGGCCAACGGCTTCGCCCCCCACGAACAGCAGCCGATGCCCCTGGCGATGTTCAACACCGACTGTTTTTGCCGCGAGTGGGCGTGCAATGCCCTGGATGCCGGCGACAAGCCCTACCGGATCGCCTACTCCAGCCCGAGTCTTTCGGCGATCATGGCCGTGGTCAGCGCTGGCCTGGCAGTGACTGCGCAGCTACAGAGCTTGATACCCGCAGACATGCGCATCCTCGGCGAACGTGAAGGCCTGCCCCTGCTGCCCACCGCCAACATCATGTTATTGCGCAACCCGGCGACTCAATCTCCCATGACCGAATGCCTGGCCGATCACATCGCCGAGGGCTTCAAGCTGTAG
- a CDS encoding DUF1127 domain-containing protein encodes MMKGQRGFVQVETRECGDVPRQSRWKALCQRMARWYQLGQQRRTLAALSDSALKDLGLSRADIHDESERPFWDDPLKK; translated from the coding sequence ATGATGAAAGGTCAACGTGGATTCGTGCAGGTCGAGACCAGAGAGTGCGGCGATGTTCCGCGCCAATCCCGCTGGAAGGCGCTCTGCCAGCGCATGGCGCGTTGGTATCAGCTTGGCCAGCAGCGCCGCACCCTGGCGGCCCTCAGCGACAGCGCGCTGAAGGATCTTGGCCTGAGTCGCGCCGATATTCATGATGAGAGTGAGCGGCCGTTCTGGGATGATCCGCTGAAAAAATGA
- a CDS encoding spermidine synthase: MIRVLEVEDYRFLEFGDAIEQSCVFTADPSWLEYDYTRAMLIGALCHQAPESALFLGLGAGTLTQACLKFLPLEDVECIELRPDVPRLALEYLGLDDDPRLYLRVGDALELLPSAEPADLIFVDLYTDHGPGVGHLAWRFLEDCQKHLNPGGWLVINQWAGDDGKPLGAALLRGLYHRHYWECPVTEGNVILIIPADLEQHLDFDGLRARATALAPQLGYSLDRLINAVRPAS; the protein is encoded by the coding sequence ATGATCCGCGTGCTGGAAGTCGAGGATTATCGTTTCCTCGAATTCGGCGATGCCATCGAGCAAAGTTGCGTGTTCACCGCCGATCCCAGCTGGCTGGAATATGACTACACGCGCGCCATGCTGATTGGTGCACTCTGTCATCAGGCGCCGGAAAGCGCGCTGTTCCTTGGCCTGGGCGCCGGCACCTTGACCCAGGCGTGCCTGAAGTTCCTGCCGCTCGAGGACGTCGAATGCATCGAACTGCGCCCCGATGTACCGCGGCTTGCCCTGGAATATCTGGGGCTCGACGATGATCCGCGGCTGTACCTGCGGGTCGGCGACGCCCTGGAGCTACTGCCGAGCGCGGAGCCGGCGGATTTGATCTTCGTCGACCTGTACACCGACCATGGCCCAGGCGTCGGGCATCTGGCCTGGCGGTTTCTGGAAGATTGCCAGAAGCACCTCAACCCCGGTGGCTGGCTGGTCATCAATCAGTGGGCGGGCGATGACGGCAAGCCGCTGGGCGCGGCGCTGCTGCGTGGCCTGTATCACCGGCATTACTGGGAGTGCCCGGTGACCGAGGGCAATGTGATCCTGATCATCCCGGCCGATCTGGAGCAGCACCTGGATTTCGACGGGTTGCGGGCGAGGGCGACGGCCTTGGCGCCGCAGTTGGGGTATTCACTGGATCGACTGATCAATGCGGTGCGTCCGGCGAGCTGA
- a CDS encoding class III extradiol ring-cleavage dioxygenase, translated as MLPSLFISHGSPMLALEPGASGPALAKLAAELPRPKAIVLVSAHWESRELLVASGEHPETWHDFGGFPPALFAVQYPAPGQPALAAEVARLLIDAGLPARLDPTRPFDHGAWVPLSLMYPDADIPVVQVSLPSREGPALQARVGQILAQLRDQDVLLIGSGSITHNLRELSWQAGPDLATPWALEFRDWMVDKLNTEDREALLDYRQRAPHAVRNHPSDEHLLPLYFAYGAGERFSIAHQGFTLGALGMDIYRFD; from the coding sequence ATGCTACCCAGCCTGTTCATTTCCCACGGCTCACCTATGCTGGCGCTCGAACCGGGCGCCAGCGGCCCTGCCCTCGCAAAACTGGCCGCCGAGCTGCCGCGCCCGAAAGCGATCGTGCTGGTATCGGCGCATTGGGAAAGCCGCGAACTGCTGGTCGCCAGCGGCGAACACCCCGAGACCTGGCATGACTTCGGTGGCTTTCCACCCGCGCTGTTTGCAGTCCAGTATCCGGCGCCAGGGCAGCCAGCCTTGGCCGCCGAAGTCGCGCGGCTGCTCATCGACGCCGGCCTGCCTGCGCGCCTGGACCCTACCCGCCCCTTCGACCATGGCGCCTGGGTGCCGCTGTCGCTGATGTACCCCGACGCCGACATCCCAGTGGTTCAGGTGTCACTGCCTAGCCGTGAAGGCCCTGCGCTGCAGGCGCGGGTCGGGCAGATCCTCGCGCAGTTGCGTGATCAGGACGTATTGCTGATCGGCTCTGGCAGCATTACCCACAACCTGCGCGAGCTGAGCTGGCAGGCCGGCCCGGATCTGGCTACACCGTGGGCGCTGGAATTTCGCGACTGGATGGTCGACAAGCTCAATACCGAGGACCGTGAAGCCCTGCTGGATTATCGCCAGCGGGCCCCGCACGCGGTGCGCAATCACCCGAGCGACGAGCATCTGCTGCCCCTCTACTTCGCCTATGGTGCTGGTGAGCGCTTCAGCATCGCCCATCAAGGGTTCACCTTGGGCGCGCTGGGCATGGACATCTACCGCTTCGACTGA
- the htpX gene encoding protease HtpX, with protein sequence MMRILLFLATNLAVVLIANITLSLFGFNGVMAANGVDLNLHQLLIFCAVFGFAGSLFSLFISKWMAKMSTGTQVISQPRTRHEQWLLQTVEQLSREAGIKMPEVGIFPAYEANAFATGWNRNDALVAVSQGLLERFSPDEVKAVLAHEIGHVANGDMVTLALVQGVVNTFVMFFARIIGNFVDKVIFKNEEGRGMAYFIATIFAELVLGVLASIIVMWFSRKREFRADEAGARLAGTAAMIGALQRLRAEQGLPVTMPDTLTAFGINGGLKHGLAGLFMSHPPLEERIEALRRRG encoded by the coding sequence ATGATGCGCATCCTGCTGTTCCTGGCCACCAACCTGGCGGTCGTGTTGATTGCCAACATCACCCTGAGCCTGTTCGGCTTCAACGGGGTGATGGCGGCTAACGGCGTTGACCTCAACCTCCATCAGCTGCTGATCTTCTGCGCTGTGTTCGGCTTCGCCGGCTCGCTGTTCTCGCTGTTCATCTCCAAGTGGATGGCGAAAATGAGCACGGGCACCCAGGTCATCAGCCAACCGCGCACGCGCCATGAACAATGGCTGCTGCAGACCGTCGAACAACTGTCGCGTGAAGCCGGGATCAAAATGCCCGAAGTCGGCATCTTTCCGGCCTACGAGGCCAATGCATTCGCCACCGGCTGGAACCGCAACGACGCACTGGTTGCGGTCAGCCAGGGCTTGCTTGAGCGGTTTTCGCCCGACGAAGTCAAGGCGGTGCTGGCGCACGAGATCGGCCATGTGGCCAACGGTGACATGGTCACCCTGGCGCTGGTGCAGGGGGTGGTCAACACCTTCGTCATGTTCTTCGCGCGCATCATCGGCAACTTCGTCGACAAGGTCATCTTCAAGAATGAAGAAGGCCGGGGCATGGCCTATTTCATCGCGACGATCTTCGCCGAACTGGTATTGGGCGTCCTGGCCAGCATCATCGTTATGTGGTTCTCGCGCAAACGCGAGTTCCGCGCCGACGAAGCCGGTGCCCGTCTCGCTGGCACGGCCGCAATGATCGGCGCCCTGCAGCGGCTGCGCGCCGAACAGGGGTTGCCAGTGACCATGCCCGATACCCTGACCGCCTTTGGCATCAACGGTGGCCTCAAGCATGGTCTGGCGGGGCTGTTCATGAGCCATCCCCCACTGGAAGAACGCATCGAGGCGCTGCGCCGCCGCGGTTGA